Proteins from one Procambarus clarkii isolate CNS0578487 chromosome 8, FALCON_Pclarkii_2.0, whole genome shotgun sequence genomic window:
- the LOC138358916 gene encoding uncharacterized protein yields the protein MDKVQAFVESGKPEDLEGCTRDQLKQIAEKCGIRLKASKVAGMKDEILRQLRARSEAAEQGAQEGAESRKEDDGQDDVRSQGSSRSSKSSRSSRSSRNRSLERFQLELQMQREDKERQFQLEKMKLELQMKNEAEKEKEKTRLEVEKEKTKLEVEKEKTRIRELELEQEKEKEKARLEVEKEKERTKQMQIEANRTLAEQRIEHGLPESTTQVSHPPDVRVREKDIPLFVPEEAESFFEHFEKVASIKEWPQEEWAQLVQLRLTGAAREAYTQLSLEECQDYATVKSSILRSFQLTPEAYRKRFREMSKVGACTFAETARDLERRFQKWIEAAGVGSYADLKQLMVMEKFLEMMHPETKFKIQEAGIMEVKDAADRADMITEAYKSLRENRVRSEARRSNGRSNGVWGGRNYERPRRVWGEKNFDKWADKSKYPKTQKSRSRTSSESEDGGAKRETDRYPGNQESGKAPQSTSSTSGPRNSNTSGQSQSYSGTYRRDFSQMRCYNCNGLGHVMRDCRQGKRVVTLAMCDPRGKYTNVFRDKPQRANLVNERYRPFMSKGWISIRGQPEVEVGILRDTGANQSLIARSLIGDGRRLAGRSKMRVYGLLSESDMPVCTVQLRSEYVSAEVMLGVCPDIPIPGVQVILGNDLCGTKVLPRVIAETVPEECPEGHGTGGTPESVNLTDIRGDESGDRQAIENPVSVVTKAEVADEEDTGEDETVSIKPVEDIDVDIAWLFDEGPAQENEVLVRSKVRMTQPKKNHVKRADLSRAQTAEIKSRKVNATVLSRNEERCGHTEDESRASSGPRAQRHRDSGVKLFEMSGVDRFHRKRGGEIVKKSSSRENERRRDSMCGEMLTSTLGEAKRHVWSSAVGCSIVPEETFRERRRVEGEEMEWYRSEKCGKRMMMQAWRNRRKPRTRWESNRMRSRINEETKGRIVSEDEEVKYDDRRRKYNGSRWKYEDDRGDTDSRCLTLDGKRRRRGNGGWRQ from the coding sequence atggataaggtgcaagcgtttgtggagtcaggcaagcctgaggatttagaaggttgcacgagggatcaattgaaacaaatagcagaaaaatgtggcattaggttgaaagcatctaaagtagctgggatgaaggatgagatcctgaggcagttgagagccagaagtgaagcggcagaacaaggagcccaggaaggagctgaaagtagaaaggaggatgatgggcaggatgacgtgagatcccagggatcgagtaggagcagcaagagtagccgcagtagcaggagtagccggaataggagcttggagagattccagttagagctccagatgcagcgtgaggacaaggagagacagttccagctggaaaagatgaaattagaactccagatgaaaaatgaagccgagaaggaaaaagagaaaaccagactggaagtagaaaaagagaaaaccaaactggaagtagaaaaagagaaaaccagaataagggaactggagttggaacaagagaaagaaaaagagaaagcaagactagaggtcgaaaaagaaaaagagagaacaaaacaaatgcagatagaagcgaacagaaccttggctgagcaaaggattgaacatgggttgccagagagcaccacccaggtatcacacccaccagatgttagggttagggagaaggacattcccttgtttgtgcccgaagaggcagagagcttcttcgagcattttgagaaagtagccagtatcaaggagtggccacaggaggaatgggcccagctggtccagttaagattgaccggtgcagccagggaggcatacacccaattgtcactggaagagtgccaggattacgccacagtaaagagcagcatattgcgctcgtttcagttaaccccagaagcttatagaaagcgcttcagagagatgagcaaagttggagcatgtacgtttgctgagacagcaagagatctggaaagacgattccagaagtggattgaggctgctggagttggatcttacgctgacctgaagcaactgatggtcatggaaaagttcttggagatgatgcatcccgaaacaaagttcaagatccaagaagcagggataatggaggtgaaagatgccgcagatagggcggatatgattactgaagcatacaagagcttgagggagaacagagtgagaagcgaggcgagacgcagcaatggcagatccaatggagtctggggaggaagaaattatgagagacccagaagagtctggggtgagaaaaattttgataaatgggcagataaaagtaagtaccctaaaactcagaagagtaggtcgcgcacttcgtctgaaagtgaggatggaggagctaaacgagaaactgatcgttatccagggaatcaagagtccggtaaagctccacagagtacgagtagtacgtctggcccgaggaactccaatacgagtgggcagagtcagagctactctggtacatatagaagagacttttcccagatgagatgttacaattgtaacggattgggtcacgtgatgcgagattgtcggcagggcaagagagttgtgaccctggccatgtgtgacccccgaggtaaatatactaatgtgttccgagacaaaccacagagagcgaacttagtgaacgagaggtataggccgttcatgagtaaaggttggatcagtataagaggccaaccggaggtagaagttggtatcttaagagataccggagctaatcagagcttgattgcgagaagcctgattggggatggtcgacggttagctggcaggagtaagatgagagtatatgggttattgtctgagagtgacatgcccgtatgtactgtccagctaaggtcggaatatgtgtcggcggaggtgatgttgggagtgtgccccgacatacctattccaggagtccaagtgatcctgggaaatgacttgtgtgggacaaaggtgttgccaagagtcatagcggagactgtgccagaggagtgcccagaaggccatggcacgggtgggacacctgagagtgtgaacctgactgacatccggggagatgagtcaggagaccgccaagccattgaaaaccctgtctcggtagtgacgaaggcagaggtggccgacgaggaagacactggagaagatgagacagtgtcaattaaaccggtagaagatatcgacgtagatatagcatggctatttgatgaaggtccagcccaggaaaatgaagtcttggtgaggtcaaaagtgaggatgacccagccgaagaagaatcatgtgaagagagcggacctgagtagagcccagactgctgaaattaagagtcggaaggtgaatgcaactgtgctgagtaggaatgaggaaagatgtggacatacagaggacgagagtagagcgtcaagtggtccacgagcacagaggcatagggatagtggagttaagttgtttgagatgtcaggagttgacaggtttcacagaaaacgtggcggagagatagtgaagaagagtagtagccgagaaaatgaaaggagaagagacagtatgtgtggagagatgcttacgagcactttgggagaggcaaagcgacatgtatggtcgagtgctgttggatgtagtatagtgcccgaagaaacttttagggaacgaagaagagttgaaggagaagaaatggagtggtatagaagtgaaaagtgtgggaagaggatgatgatgcaagcatggaggaatagaagaaagccgaggactcgatgggagtcgaacaggatgaggtctcggataaatgaggagacaaaagggaggatcgtcagtgaagacgaggaagtgaagtatgatgacaggagacgaaagtataacggcagtagatggaagtatgaagacgacagaggagatacagacagtagatgtctgactctggacgggaagagaagaagacgaggaaacggagggtggagacagtaa